In Periophthalmus magnuspinnatus isolate fPerMag1 chromosome 9, fPerMag1.2.pri, whole genome shotgun sequence, the sequence cagtgttgggaagtaactaaagtacagttacttcatCTAGTGACAATCAAAATACAGATACTTTTCTAAAAACAAAGGAATCCTGCACAAAActagtgagaaaaatataaaacacagctctggtTGTGAGACGTGTGTTTTCTCGTATAATTAGTgacataaaatacaaactttttaatcctatgttgcaCGTTTGTCCTGTAATCTAAATGGAACtcggtgtaaaagtattctaagtattcagaatgcagtactgtgATTGGCTCATGTAACGTCAGACTTTACAAATACAGTTTAACGCGGGTATTCAGTCTGTAAATACGTGTTCAAAGTATTTCTCCCGTCTTtggtaaagtagtaaagtatttgaACCTGTATTTTTGTGGATAATTTGCTCCGAGGCTCATCTacgactgtgtgtgtgtgtgtgtgtgtgtgtgtgtgtgtgtgggtgtgtttgagggtgtgtgtgtgtgtgtgggggggggggggggggggggtgcgcgGTGAACTCTGCAGGTCAAAGGTTCAGTCAAACCACGAGTTAACACAAACAGCACACGCACCATCAGACTGACGTTAGGCGAGTTACGAAAACGCATTTCACGCCGTTTAGCTGATGGTTTAATTGTACCTCAGAATGTTCAGCGTAAATCACGTCGTCGCTCGAAGAATCCAGTCGAATCTGAAACGTAAATGtcgcttttgtttgtttgtgtttgtgtcatctttatttttacattattctctctgtttttgtctgtaaaacccctcaccacacactttatacacttttctcacacaggcgttaacattttctcacatttctctctcgtttaaactctctcaaagttcaaaccttcgtaggcgtctttgtcggtgcagaacgtttcatcgacattgtgggttttgtcggggagaaaacaaattgtaaacgtacagcacttcagagtcacactgagatccaacgtttatgtaaagaaaaaacTACAAACTCACACAAAAACATCCTCAAAACAGCGTCATACTGAGGGACGACTGCACTTGATTTATATTTGCAcagctgcacaaacacacacttcctcaaacctttacaaagatgtgagtctgatcaaatgagcgtgattgacaggtggatcagccaatcagagacacatgtGGTCCGTCTgtgtggggaaaaaataaataaaacatcacagaggctgaaaaacatcacggatttgtacagaatcaatgagcgaaacaCCAAATTCTgtcaatctgaggtgagagaaatgtgagtttatttgtaaatcacaggcgaccaatgagctccttcgattcacatgcgtcactggaATAAAccgatctgattggacgagcacgtttgaccaatcagagggaccagactgacatcaatctgtataaaagcACAGAGTGAGATCAGTGTCATTTTGGATCCTTCAAACCAGAACCAGATCATAACAACCGTCAACGTTCTTTTTATTTACTCTTCTCaaagtgacaaaaactttacGTTGACGAGATGAAACGATGTGAACATTCGTGTTTCCTGCGGCTCCTTCAGacgcattttgttttttactatttGCTCGGTGCATCATTTGAAAATCATTAACTTAAAATGATAAACGGCGTCACGTGTGGACAGTTTCTCCCACAGATACTGGAGTCGTAGTTTCttcagatacttttttttttttacccctgtcactactttgtacttctactccaTTAATATCAcgatgaagtaacagtactcttactcgaccCGCGTCCAGATGCTCCGGACTCACTCCACTTACAGTTTGTCCAAGAGGAAACAatatttatcagtttgaactTGTGCGGTGGAGCGGGGGCCACTCATTAACATCGTGTTTGTTCTGTCTGAGGCCCTGACTTCCTTCAATAATGCCCCTGTTCTTTACGACCTCGGCGGCTCATAAAGACCACCCCCCCTTCACTTCCTCGCCACCGGCACATCCGAGCCGCCCGGGGGGGTCCACGCATCTACAATACCACACTTATACGTGTGTTTCCGAGCGCATCCTGACCATGGACGTGGAGATTGGCTCAGTTTCACAAAAAGTAATCGGTAAGAAAACAGCCCGGCGGAGTGTCCTGCTGGTCGATGGGCAGCGTCCGGCGCTCAggcagaaacaggaagtgagcgcgTTTAAAATAAACTCTGTGAAAAAGGCCCAGATTACGCCCCCAGAGCTGAGGACGGTTTGATCGTCTGCCAGAGACAAAAGTGCTCAAAGTGTCACTGGATTTGTGGGACTGTAGTTTCCCCTTTGTCagcagataataataataataataataataataataataataatgataataatgataataatgataataataataataataataacaataataataataataataataataataataatgataataataataataataataataataacaataataataataataataataataataatgataataataataataataataataacaataataataataataataataataataataataataataatgataataataataataataataataataataataataataataatgataataataataataatgataattattattattattattattatcataatcataatctgaatgatgatgatgatgatgatgatgatgatgatgatgatatctCCATTTTTGTCTTGAACCTCGTGGCTCACACATGCTGATGGAGAACACATATGCAGCACATACACAGGCCCCTCCCCCACAGCTCCAGGACGCTCCGGCTCCGGAACGTTTTTCCACAGAGATAAGGaaaagtctgtgtttttatgttaaagtcaaataaaagtataaaagatgaaaactacaactacaactactactactactactactacaacaactactactgctactactactgctactactacaactactactacaactactactactatgcaagacaagtttatttgtacagcacaattcatacacattcaACTCAAACACAGATTCACCAGGTCTAGTcaccggttcagtcctggtttagtcctggtttagtcctggtttagtcctggtttagtccctggtttagtcctggtttagtcctggtttagtcctggtttagtcctggtttagtccctggtttagcccctggtttagacctggtttagtcccggtttagtcctggtttagtcctggtttagtcctggtttagtcctggtttagtcctggtttaatttttaCTACTTCTAGTCGAGTTTACTTGTGCAGCAGAattcataaacaaagtaattcaaagtactttacattaaaatcacaatacaatacttgtactactactcctcctactgCAGTTACTGATACTAcgtgtaatgtgtaatgtgtatttTAGGATTCACTTGGATGTAAAAGTCTCAGACCTTTGTCATCTGTGTGATAATAACCTGCTTTATTCTTTGccaaacagaataaaacattaaaaggagCTGATGACTCACACTGAGCCGTGCAGATGTGGAAAAGATCGCACCAGAACAGTCGCCTCAGCATTCCACGCCGCCATTCCACGCCGCcatgctttatttttgttggaaAGATAATTGTCTGTGGCTACACAATTTGGAAGTTTAACCACAAAACTGCCAGGAAGTCAACACAAGATGtgagcgccctctggtggtgaaCTGTGACTTTACCACAGAAGagcatcagagagagagagagagtgtgtgtgtatgtgtgtgtatagggggGGGGTGaatgtgagggggtgtgtgtgtgagtgggggggtgtgtgtgtgtgtgttaaccaCCAAACTGCCTGGAAGTCAACACGAGGCTGtgagcgccctctggtggtgaaCTGTGACTTTAACACAACAGAAGagcatcagagagagagagagagagggtgtgtgtgtgtgtgtgtgtgtgtgggggggggggggggggggggggggcgtgtgtgtgtgtgtctgtttggtAAAGGcctaattgtgtgtgtgtgtgtctgtgtgagtgtgtgtgtctgtatgagggggtgtgtgtgggggtgtgttggggtgtgttggggtgtgtgcgtgtgtgtgtgtgttgtttacatttGAAGGTTGTGTTGCTTATAACAAACGACACAAATGTCAAACCAAAAGTATTtagaaagaaacattaaaataaaaatcctttGGCTCATACGTGAGCTCGATCTGTTtgacacacaaaacactcacaCTGTTCTCAGGTGTCAGGGCCGGTGCAGACGATGAGCAGAACAAGCAGCTGCTCAGGGCCCCGAGGTCAACAAGGGGCCCCCAGGTCAAAAAGGGGCCCCGAGGTCAACaaggggcccccaagagcccaaacatttatactgaaaataatccacacaaagaaaaaatgtctagaattttaaaaacTTTGACCCAacctcttatatgtttgtgttgttcttatgtttgtgttgttcttatgtttgtgttgttcttatatgtttgtgttgttcttatgtttgtgttgttcttatatgtttgtgttgttcttatgtttgtgttgttcttatgtttgtgttgttgttgtgttgttgttgtgttgttgtagttgtgtcgttctggatgttttcagtctgatgttgttcagataaaaacaaaaacaactggtcaaagtgatgagagtcagaatgtgtcaaatgtgaacgttggggccccagagacacattcagcttagggcccctgagaggagggggccccagagacacattcagcccggggcccctgagaggagggggccccagagacacattcagcttagggccctcTTAAAGCTGGAGCCGGCCCTGTTAGATGTAGAGTTTAGACGACATATGACTCCGGCTCCTGGGGCCCCAAGACGTtcccactggaggaggaggtgtctggggtgagggaagtctgagataagcggaagaaactACAAACTGGAGGAAgtcggggagagagagagagagagtgactcAAAGCTCAACGACTTATTTCATGGACCATTTTCAGAAcaactttagttttttttttattttttcttgaaaACGCCTCGTGCCGAGTGTTTCCTCCTGAAGCTTTTCCTCTGATTCGTCTTCATTTCTGTgcgtttttatttagttaagtACAGTCTAATCACACAAACACTCAACTTCAGCCGTTATCGACGTCGTATCGCCGGGCGTGTGATAATCGCTTTATTTATACGCGCAAACGGACGAATCTATTTCCGATCGGGGGAAAACGAGACTCGTTAAAGAGCCGTTTTTCTCTCTCCCGGAGGCCGCAGATTCCCGAGCTGTGAGCGCGTGGCCGCCTCACCCCGACCATTCACCACCTGTCGCCGGCGTCGGTGGGAACCAGAGATAAGAGCGCAGATGTTTCACGGCTTCTGAGGACCACGACAGCATCTGACGTGGAAGAAACCATCTAGTCTGAAACACGGGGGTGCGTTTTGTCCATGGGAATCGCTGAAATACGTAGAATTCTTGTGTTGGTTGATCAGTTTTGACTTTAATGTTGTTTATAAAGTGCATCTTAACTCAAATATATCACGAAACAATCCACAAATTTGACTATTTTCCAAATCCGTGCTGCTTTCCCACAAACACTAAAACATCCTGAGGGTCAATCCTGAGGTCAATGCTACAACTGCAGTACAAATGTCCAAAAAAGAAATGGTCCAGTCCAGGCAGGTCGCTGATTAAAAGGACTTAACCCACACGGTCAAAGCGGCGCAGACGTTTTCCACAGACAAAATGTGGGTCTTTTTGATGCTCACACTTGTGTTTAGCGTCGGTGCATCACAAAACAACGACACAGCGGGAGAGGAGAGGCTCGAAATCGCCCGAGCGACAATATTTGTGAGTAAACTGCCAGACTCGTATGTGATTTCTTATGTTTTAGCCTGTTTTTATCAACCAGGAAGTGCAGATTTGACCTTTAATGACCTTTAATAAACCATAAAACAAACAGGTAAACACGCGCACGACTTCGCTAAAGAATACGACAAAATTATAACCAAAAAGTGACAGTgaaataatgtgaaataaagCGTTTTTGGGACCATATGTGACCCGTAGTTTCCCGTAAGAGCACGTGCAAACtgctcctggtttggtcctggtttttgtTGCATGTTGGAACGAGTTTAGAGCTAATTTTGTGTGTCACGGGGTTATTGTTGAGACCAGTTAAAAGTTAAACGCACACAGTCAGTATAAAGGACATAAATTGCGTCTTACTCGTCTAAACTCGCTCCAACAGCCTTGTCCGTGGTCGTCCTGTGTCTGACGCTCATTTCCCGCCTTTGCTCTTGTGTCTTGCGCTCCTGCAGGCTCCTGGCGTGGTTGGATGAGCCATAAAGAAGATGCCGGAGCTCTATCACTTCCTCATGGAGCAGATGGCTTTGTAGTATCCTCCAAACATGAAAGTACTcagtgtgtagtagtagtagtagtagcagtattcaGTCTGGACTATCTCAAGCACTAATAGCATCAGAGCTAATCACAGTGAgtatttacatgtgttttttgggATTTTGCAGGActaaaagcaagaaaaaaactaaGTGATCAGACAAATTACTCAACAGTGGAGCGTAAAGTCTTAAAACTGACCTTAAAAAGTCTGTACGTCACACCTAAATgttcttttgtgtatttttttttactgttttgtgcCTTGACTTGTCGCGTTCAGCCATAACCTGAAGTACGACTCATCGGAGCAGAAGAACCCGCGGCTGGTGTTCTACAACGAGGCGGACGAGGTGGTGAAGGTGAGACGTGTCAGCGAACACGGCGGGAATCTGTCAGACGCTCGGACGGGTTCACGCGCAGATACGGGGCGCCGCTTGAACCCGGCGAagttaaattaaatcaaattctCATCAGACGCAGATTTGAAAACGAACACGTGTCTGTTTCTGGTGGACGGCCTGCTACTCACCTGGTCTCCACAGTGATGATGCTtcaaaatgttccactgtacggCATTAAAACGGCAATAATTAATCcaatttcagtgtgtttttattggttaaAAAGCCTCGTTTGAGCTTTTTTATCTCCCAGAAAGTAAAGATTAGTAAATAAACAGTTGGTCAGAGCTTATTCATAAACTTTAATCGTTAtcgttatcgtgatataatcgttaatcgtaattattttgacacataatttcagtatcgtcccatgTGAACTcgtgaaaaagacaaaatgataaACCAAACGTCGAGTGAAATGATACAATTTGGGGCTCAAAATGTGTCGTGTGCACAATTTCTCTGCAAACGTGCggagattttgtgtatttttgttttaattgaaaaacatttgagCCGTAAAAGATGAAATAACTGACCTGTGGCTCGTTTTTTTGCACTTTcttcattgtttttgttgcagctcaggcttttTAATGATTCTTTTCTAAAacggttcactgggattatcttgtgttattgtttctgtgtcatgatTTATCACAGTTTATCTCTGCTTCAAAAAGTATCATCGTGACAGgccagtttaatgccgtactttggaacattctggacAAAGTCATAGCATCTCACCTCCAGAAAAGATACACAGAGACCGTTTTGCACTTTCCTTTTAAATCTGGATTATTATTAATGGGGTTTAAATTCAAACTATGAGGAAAAtactgtataataataaaaatactgcgTCTGTGGATGTTTCGGACACAATATTCTTCAATCAAATATGCACTAGACtcaaaaaaagtataaaaatgcgGTTGTTTGTTTTCTAACGATCTCATCTTGTTCTGAAACTCGAGTGTCGTGTGAACGGTTTTTCCCACAGAGGTAGTATTTTTGTCGCTGCCTGTAAAAGTCTCCACTGAGAGCAGCTCTAATGAATTGAGCGTTTTGCAGAAACATCACAGGCTCTTGTGGGATCACAGACTAAACCTATACTTTACTCTGCCATTGTTTATCATGGGCTTTTCTGAGGGTTTCTGGGCCGAGTTTTAAGTTCACTGTGACCGTGGGCAGCGTTAGACGATAATGTGAGGACTGTACTTATATTTACAGTAAGTTTAAGGAAAGACTCTCCTGTTTAAAGTCACTCTGAGCTTTGACAGAGGAGCAAATATTCACAGTTTCctcacataaaataaatgtgtggtCCAGTAGTTTCAAGTCCTTACAATCCTTTAAAAATCTTTTCTTGTGCACAGTTGAAAACACAAGTTAACTGAGTTTGAACAAACCTTAAACCTTAAACCTTAAACTGtcattctgtcatttaaatacaGGTCAGTGTGATTAGTGCCAGTCCCAAGTCTGGATAAATGAACTTGTTGGAGTTTTTCACACACAGGCTCAGACAGAACAGTGATACTCTGTAAAACTTTCCACACAGAACTAAAAAAGTCCAGAGTATTACAAAAGTATCACAACAGGTTCTCCATCTGgtgttaaaatattgtaataaaatataaacatgcaGGTATTTAAAGCTTTATCCAGCGTGGGACAAGTACTAAATCTGTTACTtaatgaaaagtacaaaaaaaaacaggcaaaaagttactcaaagtatttaagtacccctttaaaatgcactttaagagtcattttttatatttttttatatgtttgaactatttttaaaatatttttctacctatgaacatttttttttacatttgatctttttttctatgtttgaacttttttcaacatttgaatttttaaaaaaaaatttttctacgtttgaaaatgtatttattttttttctgtttgaacattttttttctacgtttgaatttttttaagtaatgcattttttctacatttatttatttttctacatttgaacattttt encodes:
- the selenoe gene encoding selenoprotein e — translated: MWVFLMLTLVFSVGASQNNDTAGEERLEIARATIFAPGVVGUAIKKMPELYHFLMEQMALYHNLKYDSSEQKNPRLVFYNEADEVVKTVRVKRMTSAQICSLLDSLGFYKRSEKGEEVPEDVQHYPLRAPRDEL